The stretch of DNA gtcggcttatcggttgttggttggttggttggttatgcaaataaaatgaaaacaataaaaaaagaaggcgtctagggaagtcgggtcacacatgcaaattactaATTAGTCATGTTAATTTAGAAATGCATTGATAATGATAAATAGTTTAGGCCTTtagacacccacctctcgatattagCGTCGACCATAGACCGGGTTCTAACGATCTCTCGATATGGCTAGGTCGTTCTACTATAGCATGTTTAATCTAATttgattccgtgcctctcgacttatagaaggaattaacaaacttaatccacgattacggccaataaccaaagattaaacaatACAATGCAAACATGTTATAGAAACTATTATTTGATATCGTGACATCTCATTTTAACAATTGTGTTTAGTTATTTAGCATGGCTTCCTTAATCCCTAGACTGAGGAAATTACTCGGGCATAATGTAAATTATCTACCGACAAATGAAAAATTAAAGTAATGCAAGAAATGAAATTACCTTAATAATGGAAGAACTTGCAAATGAAGAACAggtaatgaaatgtaaataacttgtaATGGAAATTGAATTATAACTTGAAATGtttaaaggaaatgtaaacaacataaaaactaaactaatctaaactAACCCAATGACTAAAACTAATCTGAAATTTAGAGGATTTTGTGAACTAGAACGTAATGGAAAAATGTTGTAAATGACGGAATGCAacatcctttatataggaaatgaagtAGGAAACGTAAAAGTCAAAGAAgcagtcaaccccgatcggggacgagGTGATCCGGGTTTATTCACTTAATTGCTCGATTAATTGCATAGAGGATCCAATGTTTGTTtcttaattcctctttaatcaCCCGGTTTAATGCCTAGTGAATATTTTAAGAGCATCCTAAGAGCATCCTAAGTTTGTTATAATCTCCTTTACTTTGGGTTTCACTTCATTACTTCATTTTTGGGCTTCATATTTTATTTGTCCACTAACATTAGTTAGTTTCATCTTGCTTGAGTTCCCATTTCTTCCATAAGAGCCTCTCTATGGTCAAGTCTTGCTTCTACTAGCTCCGTGAACTTTGGTGATTGCTAAAATGACGGGAATGAGCTACTAAAAGCTTCATTTTCTACAAAATAAAACGAATACACGCAAAATGCCTAGAACACGGGATTAACTCACAAAAAACACTAATACAAGTGCAATAATACTATAAAACCGAGATAAAATAGGGAGTTAAactctatataaaatggacttatcagcTACAGACACAAATTGCTTATGGCCTCGGGTGATGAAGGCTAAGTATTACCCTCAGAGCGATTTTATGACAGCGATATATATTGGGTAATAACCCAAGCTATACATGGTGGGGGATTTTGGAGGCTAAGGGCGGGTTTGAGAAGGGCATTCGGCGTCGGATTGGGGATGGGAGTAGTACGAGGGTGTGGGGGCAGGCTTGGATTCCTGGGACACAAACGGGGAGAGTCATATCTCCGTGTAGTGAGGCCAATGCAAACATGTTGGTGTCAGATTTGATGGAGCCGGATGGGAGGAGGTGAGATACATTGAAGCTCGAGCAATTTTTTATGCCTTTCGAAAGGGAGAGGGTTTTGAGCATCCGGCTGAGTCCGAATGAGGGTGATGACACTTGGTACTGGGGGTTGGAAAAGGATGGGGAGTATTCTGTCAAGTCGGCCTATGCGATGTTGGAAGGGGCGAGGGAGGTGGACGGTGGTGCATCGGTGTGGGAGAGAGAAAGGTGGCTTTGGAATCGGCTCTGGAAAATCCCGTTATGGCCTCGTGTAAAGCTCTTCTTCTGGTAACTGTGTAGTGAAGCGCTGGCAACAACGGATAACATTGTATCCCGAGTTAGAGGTGAGTCTTCTTTATGCTATTTTTGTTCTTCTTGTTCTGAGTCGTGTCTTCACCTTTTTCGAGATTGCGGGGTGGCCAAGTGGGTTTGGGAAGGGCTGTATTTGgaaggggaggaggaggaggaggaggaggtgcaatgtggagtgagggagtggatTGAACACAGGTGGAGGGAGATGGATGCTCGGGGATTATGGGAAGTTTATGGTGGGATGCTGGGCTATCTAGGAACATCGCAATAAAGTGGTCTTTGAAGGTGCTGTGGTGGACCCGGCTCGTGTGGTGCGGCGGACTGATGATGTGATTCATGAAGGGGACGGTGTGGTGTCAGGCGGGGTGGGAGGAAGGCTGGAAGGGTAAGGGAAGGAGGGAATGATGGGTGGTGTCCAGCGCCGGAGGGAAAGGTCAAGTTAAATGTCGATGCTGGTGTAAAAGAAGGAGAGGGGGCAGGAACGGGGGTTGTTTGCAGGGATAGTTATGGAGCGGTGTTATGGGGTCTTTCTATTGCCCGAGAGGTGGAATGGGAGCCAGTGTTTGCAGAGGCTGTTGCGGTTTTAGACGGGTTGCAAGAGGCGGTCAGTAGAGGTGTGCGTGAGGTGGTGGTGGAAAACGACTGTCTACAGGTCATTGATGCTCTTAAGGAGAAGCGCACTGGGAGGAGTATCTTTGCACAAGTTTTAGAGGATATTTTagttatttttaatgtttttcaatCAGTTTCATGGTCGTATTCTAATCGTGTGAACAATTGCGTTGCTCATGCTCTCGCTCATGCGATACCTAAGATTTCTAGTAGGGTTGTGTGGTCGAATGTTTTACCGCCTTCGGCGAAATCGGCTGCTTTGTTTGATTTATCTTTAATAAAGTAATCCCATTTGGGGGTTTTCCCCTCAAAAAAATGTGATACTCTCTCCACCATAAGTTTTCACCCCATTTCTCTATTATATATGAggtatattttaatgaaatggggTGAAAATGGGTGTGTAGATGAGGGAATATTATTTTTACCATTCGAGTATCGCATTGATCGAGGTTCATGGAAGGTAAGGCGATTCACAAACACCAATCATGTTTCAGTCCTATCATCACTGGGTGGATTGGAGAACCTGCATATACTAGGTATCTACTGTTAACAAGTACTCGTAACAACAATTACTTTAAATACAACACAAACTGAACAAATTAAAGTCATCAAAATAATTTAGGAATGAAAAAAAGTCGACAATTTTGGTATAATTTGGATGGTAATAAATGAAAAGAAATTTTGTAGTCTTAGAAATAAAATACCCACTCTAAAATACAGCTAGAATTGTAAAAAAGTTCAAATCAGAATACTTCACTACCTACCAAGGTGGCAAGGTTCATCCGAATTTTTTAGGGACAAGGTCATTTTTAAGACGGTTGTTCGGTTTGGGCGTTTGGCAAGGTCATTTTAAGACGGTTATTCGGTTTTGATTGTGCATATATTAAGTCTTTTGAGGTCAAGTTTTTACGGCTataaaggattttatttcaaagATAATCGTTTCAGATCTTTTCAAGCACTATTGGATCATTTTAAGTTGAGttatttcaaaacaaatcatTTTGGATATCGATCAATTTTCAGGAACATTTTTCGTTATTTGCGTCGAGTCATTAGGATCGGGTCAATATTATACTTCCTACCTTTCATTCAATTCTACACATTTACTTTATACACGTATATCAATACTTGTTttcttttattcatatctttagttacatacttacatattaataaaaattaaattttttttgatATTCACGATGTATTCGGTAAGACAATTTAAGCAAGATTTCACACGATTATCTTTTATGCTACATACttcctcctattctaaataaccctccctatttcctttttcgtcaaTTCACAATactttccctatttccttatttgtcaaacttttatatttattttaatcacctcacccaacaacaataccccacaatactcatactttatcttattttaatcaccttaccccacaacaatacttattttaatcacacaataccttccctgTCTCCAATCTCCTACTCCCACACaaatactttaccatataatacttcattccttaattcttgtgcccccTCCAAAGGGGGGAGTTATttagaataagagggagtattagAAGTTATATCGAAAATTCTTCCCAGTTATGAATCAATacgtcttggtatagacgggtggggcgaatagacgggtaaagacctctaataaaatgggcaGGGGGGACAGGACTTCCCACGCGCTTCTTAagactttatggcaaatgggtattttgtgaggggaagtggtatccgtctatacgtatagacggatagtgtccgtctataatgagaatttgtggttaTGAATAGTGCCCAAAAAGCAAATGTATAGAATCGAATGAAATTGAGGGAGTTTGTGTGCGTAAAATAACATTTTATCTGGTAGCACAGTGTGATACTGTTGGTGGCTTGGTGCATGACTGAATGGTGTGGAGGATAGATAATTGGTGCCATTTTCCTTTGTGGATTGCACTGCACACTCCTTCCCTAACTCTCCCAAAtcccaaataataataataataatttggatTAATTTTGAGCTTTTTTGTGTTTGAATTACCATCCAAGaaattaattatttacatttcaattctcAAATTATATACTTCCTTATTAAGATGGAATTAAAATTGCTCAGATTTCCTTCTTTTactcctactactactactaccctCACTTTCCCTCACCGCCGCCAATTTTCCATCCAAACATGTCACTttaattacaacaacaataataataataataataataatattaataattgtaataattataattataattataataataagtTAATTACTATTAAACCCCGGCGTTACGCAGTCAAGTGTACTGCTACTACTCAGCCAAAACCCCTCATGTCTGACGACAGAATGCTTGTAATTTCACTCTCTCGATTACTTTAATTTCATTGTTTTCTGGGTTTTGAATTCATGGATTTTTGAACAAATTAGTCAATTGTGTTTGTGAATGTAGTTTGTGGATTATTAAGTTTTGATTTGAAATGGGCAGTTGTTAGATTGTCTGAAAGTTTGATTCCTGCAGTTTGATTGATGGGTTTTTGGAGAAATTAGTCAATTGTTTTTGAGAATGTATTATGtggatttattaagttttgattTGAAATGGGCAGTTGTTAGATTGTCTGAAAGTTTGTTTCTTGCAGTTTGATTTGATGGTTTTTGAAGAAATTAGCTAATTGTGTATGAAATTttgtttggtgaatatattacgctTCGATTTCGAATGGGCATTTGTTAGATTGTTTGAAAGTTTGGTTTTTGCAGTTTGATTGATGGGTTTTGAAGAAATTAGTCAACTGTGTATTAGAATTGATTAGGTGCATTTATAAAGCTTGATTTCAATTGGGCATTTGTTTTAGATTGTTTGAAAGTTTGGTTGTTGCGGTTTGATTGATGGTGTTTTGAGAAATTAGCCAATTGTGTATGAGAATTTGTTTAGTGCATTTATTAGGCTTTGATTTCGAGCCGGCACTTGGTAGATTGTTTGAAAGTTTGGTTCATGCATTCTGATTGATGGGTTTTGAAGACATTTGCCAAATGTGTATGACAATTTAGTTGGCGCATTTACAAAGCTTTGATTTCAAATGGTCACTTGTTAGATTGTTTAAAAGTTCGGTTCTTGCAGTTTTATTGATGGGGTTATGAAGAAATTAGCCAATTGTGTATGCGAATTGGTTTGTTGCAATTACTACCTATTAGGTTTTGATAACAAATTGGTACTTGTTAGATTGGGGGAAAGGTTTGTTCTAGCAGCTTGATTTCGGTTTTTTGAAGAAAGTAGCTAATAGTGAATGAGATTTTTTGGGTGCATTTATTGGATATTTGATTGTTTGAAAGTTTGATTATTGCAGCTTGATTTCGGGGTTTCTGAAGAAATTAGCCAATTGTGTTCTCCTATTAGAATTTGTTTGGTGCATTTATCGGGCTTTGAATTTTTTTGAGAGAATATGGCTTTGATTTTAAATGGGTACTTGTTAGATTGTTTGAAAGTTTGGTTCTTGCCGACTGATTGATGGGTTTTTGAAGAAAATAGCCTATTCTGAATGAGAATTCGTTTGATGCATTTATTTAGGCTTTGATTTCAAATGGCACTTGTTAGATTGTTTCAAAGTTTGGTTCTTGCAGGTTTTTGTACCCCCACATCCTCTGATCAAGCAttgggtttcggttttgaggaaTGAGGAGACTCCCTGTCCTGTTTTCAGTATGTTTGTTTAATTTTTATGTATTCTTTGAAACTGGTAGTTTTTTGCTGTGGAATTCTAGTTCTTAATCTGATTTTCATGATTAGTCATTGCTCTTTGATGATCTTGATACAACTTACGCATGCGATTTAACTGCAATTCGAGCCGGTGTGATTTCAGTTCATATCAGTTACGGTTGGGAATATAAACTTGTGGTCAAAATTTCATCTGTTTAAGGGTTTTGAGGTAGGTCTAGTTAGGTCTATGTTTTTCTCTCTAGCAGCGTACACATTTAGCTTAACATGTCATTTATTCATCGTCATCATGAttgcctttttttttgtttttccagTGAGTCAAGCGGTTTTACACGTGAGACTAACCCAAGTAGTTATGTATTCGGCGTTCAGTTATAAGGTTAATGGGTTTATCTCACTTGTACGACTGTCCCTCATATtagtttgtgtttttttttttttctagagAATGCAATGGGTGAGTTGGGGAGGCTGCTTATGTATGAAGCTTCAAGGGAATGGTTGGTAAGCTTTTCAGAACAGTTGTAATTCAACATTTCAAAAGATAACCGATGACTATGCATGTAAGATTGATCCTTTATCACCTCatcttattttcttattttctgtTCTTTTCTGCTTTCAGCCAACTATTGCAGGAGAAATCCGGACTCCTCTGGCTGTCTCCAAAGTTGAATTTATCGATCCCAGAGAGCCTGTGGCGGTGAGTTCATTATTTATTTCTTTGTCTTCATTGTATTACCTCTTTGTACAAGACTACACGATGTGTTTTTCATACTAATATACAGAGTTGTAAATTGCACCTGGATTCTTTAATGCAGATCGGTTTGTACAAATTATGAATCCAAATTACATAGAATTATGGCGTTTGGTTATAATTTTACAGAAGGAGGAGGCTCTATTTGAGCGATTCACGTTTCTGTATTTTTAATTCGAGTAGATCATATTATGAATCTGGTAACCATCTGTTGCACTAGTTCTGAATAATATTGTTTCCGGATGCTTTTTGTGTGGCAAATTTATATGGTTTACTTAGATCTTTGGTCTTATTAGTGATGCCTGAGCGGCTTAGCAGGCGCTGACAGGTGTCGAGATGATATTAagtttatctttctaaaatcaATAGCTTAACTGAAGGCAAATTACCATCATAAAGTTCCATTCCTTTTTTTTTGGGCGATATTTACTAGTAATGAGTTCTAAATACTCAACTCCTTGCTCAAACACGTAAGAGAGTTGAGTGTTTTTCTTGTGGGTTGGCGAGGAGTCAGGACTCTACGGTAAACTAAGCATTTGGTGGCATTGCAGAAATCCTTGAATACGACAATAGAAAAGGTGGCACGGATATGAAAAGGATACTGACATATCCTCAATATTTCACATAAGTAGTAGTGTAGTTCAAGGAGAAATCCTAAATTATGAAACTGATATAACAAATACTTCTAATGGAAGTATTTTAATCTAGGTAGGTAAAACTTTCAGAAATTTATACTTGCATGCAACAGCCATGATCTGATGCATGGTATTCCTATTGTCGAATGATAAATGAAGGACTTCTGCGCTAATGTTTTGCGATAATTGAAGGACCTTTCAAAGATGGCCGTATCCAATATTGAGACCAGTGACCGATACTGTTGGTATTTAGGCCGATATTTAACCAATACGACATGAACTTGGCTGTTGGCCAACATGGCCGATCCTATGTTGATATGTAATAGACTGCAAAAAAATGTGACAAATTATGACATCATCTGCCCCACCTTGccatattattataattgaaggacCTTTCAAAGATGGGCCGTATTGAATATTGAGATCAGAGACCGATACTGCTGGTATTTAGGCCGATATTTGACCAATACGACATATACTTGGCTGTTGGCCAACACGGCCAATCCTATGTTGATATGTAGTAGACTGCAAAAAAATGTGACAAATGATGACATCATCTGCCCCACCTTGCCATATTATGCTACTGCAAATTGCAGTTGTCGCCGGGATCACTACTGATTGCATTTTAAATTCTTGAGCTGCAATGGTTACAGAGTCTCAAAGAAAACAAGGAAATCAATCTATTTCTTTTTTactcaaagaaaaagaaaataaattattttttatgGGGAGTAAGAAAACACCTAACTGGTGAAGTATATTCCACATTTGGGGGCTTAGGAGTTAAAGGGTTTTCCTTTTACTGTTAGGCAGGGGATTAGTTGAAAGTAAATGAGAAGGAATCATCAGTTTTGGGTTTACGTCTGATCTGTTACTTACAACCATGCTTTTCCAATGTCATGTAGGTCATACCAATTCTGAGAGCTGGTCTTGCACTTGCAGAGCATGCGGCCAGTATTCTGCCAGCGACAAACACCTATCATTTAGGTATGTCGGGTGATATCATAGGAGAACCCATCCCCTAAAGCTAGCCTAAAGGGTGGGAAAGCCAACCCCACATCAAGCACCCCCTCCTTTCATATGACCGATGTGGGACTCATGTCCCATACCATGCAATAGACCGTAACATCAGTTTTCTATAGTTTGCCAAACCGAGGATTTGTATTACGTATGTTAGTATGTTACATCTTGGCAATTCATATATTGTTCTCTAAGTTATACAGTATGTTGTGTCCATTTCCAAATTCCAATGAGACACGTATTCCTCCTTGTTGAATATGatgaagtaaaaaaaaaatgactCGCTAATCTCTAGCAGAGTTTTGCATTTAATGATGCAATATTAGTATATTACTATGGGTCACCCAGAAATAATTTTCAGCACCGAGTTGAATTCGCACATCTGACCATCCAGTTGCAACACAAGCGGGAACCATTGAGACAATGGAGTGATGTTTTTTTTATCCTTACATTAGTAATTAAGGATTTAGTGTCTTATGTTTAGGGCTCAGCAGAGATGAGGAGACACTTCAACCCACTGTTTATTTGAATAAGTAAGACTTCATTCTTTAAACATTCAATGATATCTTTCTTCAAGTTCGGTCGTGTGGACACCACCACTGGAGTAGAGAAATTCAATCTATTACTTCTGATCATTGGTAGTGGAAAACTGTATAAGACTAACTTTATTCATCACTCCTCTCTGGCTTTGCTTTCTCATGGTCCAGGTTACCCGATAAGTTTCCTGAAGGAGCTCGTGTATTAGTTGTTGACCCAATGCTGGCAACAGGTTTGACATCTGCACTTGTTCTGATTGAGCCTCTTGGAACTTTTGATTGGTTCTCATTGTCTTTATTACGGAAGAGTCCAATTTTATTGATCAAAAGGGCAATTTTATTGATTATATAATATGGCATGGTCAAGTAAACCATCAGGGTAAAGTGTGATAGGGTGCTAATGGGTGAGCGTCTTGATTACCTTCCCCTTTATAACAACATAAAACTTAACATCAATAAATAAACCAGCCAAAGCAAAAATCGATATACCAATGTTACAAAATAAGTGGAGGCAAACTtccagttgattctgaaatcacATTGTCTGCCTCATTGCCATGCCATTTGAAGACGCGTTTTGCTGCCTTGCCCTATTGATTTTCATTGTTAGTTGCTTATTACAGTGCATCATGTTGATATTCGATACAGCTGAGCTGCAATGGCACGAGTGATTGAGCATTACCATCCACACAGCTATCCATAATGAAATATGCGACGAGTTtcctatctttttttttttgttctagtAGTGTGTTAGAGTATGTTATTGAAAATGGACATAGAAACGAGTTTTTACGTTCTCCATGAGATGTGGTTATAAGTTGAGATCGCATAGTTAGTTACTTACTTAGTTACCCTTGCTTCCTTCATTTACCAAGTATAGGTTTTTCCTATGTGTGCTTGTGTGTCTCCTCAGTGAATTCTTAGTTCTATGCATTATACCCGTTCTCACTGTGTTTTGCATTATGGTCTACCATATGGGCATACGGTTATAAAACACAATTCTTCTTTGTCCATTTCTTGTTTAACTCTTTATATTGATAATAATTTTATTCTTTTTCCGTGATTTAAAATTCAGGTGGAACAATAATTAAAGCCATCGAACTAATTAAGGAGCGCGGTGTCGGAAACAAGCAAATAAAAGTGGTAAGTTCAATGTGGTTGATTGTGCACTTGGTTTATTATGTCGACTACATGTTGATTCTTATGTCTTTAAAACCAACCATGAGCAGATATCAGCAGTTGCGGCTCCACCAGCACTCCAAAAGCTCAGTGAAAAGTGTCCTGGGTATGAACGATGGCTTTCTAGCCCTATTGCAGATTGATACTTA from Silene latifolia isolate original U9 population chromosome 10, ASM4854445v1, whole genome shotgun sequence encodes:
- the LOC141605164 gene encoding uracil phosphoribosyltransferase yields the protein MELKLLRFPSFTPTTTTTLTFPHRRQFSIQTCHFNYNNNNNNNNNNINNCNNYNYNYNNKLITIKPRRYAVKCTATTQPKPLMSDDRMLVFVPPHPLIKHWVSVLRNEETPCPVFKNAMGELGRLLMYEASREWLPTIAGEIRTPLAVSKVEFIDPREPVAVIPILRAGLALAEHAASILPATNTYHLGLSRDEETLQPTVYLNKLPDKFPEGARVLVVDPMLATGGTIIKAIELIKERGVGNKQIKVISAVAAPPALQKLSEKCPGLHVYTGTIDEIVNEKGFILPGLGDAGDRSYGT
- the LOC141607114 gene encoding uncharacterized protein LOC141607114 codes for the protein MPFERERVLSIRLSPNEGDDTWYWGLEKDGEYSVKSAYAMLEGAREVDGGASVWERERWLWNRLWKIPLWPRVKLFFWRGGRKAGRVREGGNDGWCPAPEGKVKLNVDAGVKEGEGAGTGVVCRDSYGAVLWGLSIAREVEWEPVFAEAVAVLDGLQEAVSRGVREVVVENDCLQVIDALKEKRTGRSIFAQVLEDILVIFNVFQSVSWSYSNRVNNCVAHALAHAIPKISSRVVWSNVLPPSAKSAALFDLSLIK